In Rutidosis leptorrhynchoides isolate AG116_Rl617_1_P2 chromosome 2, CSIRO_AGI_Rlap_v1, whole genome shotgun sequence, one genomic interval encodes:
- the LOC139894637 gene encoding protein LYK5-like — protein MFFRHPSTVYFLLTTITIIILQSHAQQTYVDNKQLACENNDTITLGYTCNAAATCRSYLTFRSQPPYNTPTTIATLLNSNPDDVTSINNFTSNSFIIQTDTAVIVPISNCSCSDGGNYYQHNTDYELKFTNETYFSLANNTFQGLTTCQALINQNPYNFRNLLVGDNITIPLRCACPTANQTAAGIKYLLSYLIETGDTIDYISQAFGGVGKQRILDANELNATQVIFPYTPLLVPLTTEPTRINTSITPPSQPSPPVIPVTPSNGGSSSNKGVFIGVGIGVGLLILVSVFGVFIWFSRKKKVQQTKTYNSPPGKSKNSATAALIGPESNSWSISTEGLRIAIESLTVYKYEELQKATGDFSEDKRVKGSVYKGVFNGDLAVVKIMKGDVAGEINMLQQINHSNIIRLSGFCLHQGNTYLVYEFAENGSLSDWLHADTKNATFEYVLDWKQRVQIAHNVSDALNYLHNFITPPYIHKNLTSSNVLLDANMRAKITNFELARSVDENDNGELQLTRHVVGTFGYMPPEYIENGLISPKMDVFALGVLMSELLSGKEAATRPPEGGGGGEKKGDESTVVQQGQLSETIKEVVGGDNVRNKLAEFMDGRLRGEYPVELAYSMAELASKCVAADLNDRPSVTEVFMTLSQILSSSLDWDPSDELEHSRSLSLGR, from the exons ATGTTTTTCCGACACCCGTCGACGGTATACTTCTTACtaaccaccatcaccatcatcatccttCAATCACACGCACAACAAACCTACGTCGACAACAAACAACTCGCGTGCGAAAACAACGACACAATCACACTCGGTTACACTTGCAACGCCGCCGCCACGTGTCGATCTTACCTCACTTTCCGATCACAACCACCATACAACACACCAACCACCATCGCCACCCTTCTCAACTCAAACCCTGATGACGTCACTTCCATCAATAACTTCACttccaattcattcataattcagaCTGATACAGCCGTTATTGTTCCCATAAGTAATTGTTCTTGCTCTGATGGCGGCAATTATTATCAGCATAACACTGATTATGAGCTTAAATTTACTAACGAAACGTATTTTTCACTTGCGAATAATACTTTTCAAGGCCTTACTACTTGTCAAGCTTTGATCAACCAAAATCCTTATAATTTCCGGAATTTGTTAGTTGGTGATAATATCACG ATTCCGCTCAGATGCGCGTGTCCAACGGCAAACCAAACAGCTGCAGGAATAAAGTATTTGCTCAGTTACCTGATCGAAACGGGTGACACTATAGATTATATATCTCAAGCATTTGGAGGTGTTGGTAAACAAAGAATCTTAGATGCGAATGAGCTTAATGCAACTCAAGTTATCTTTCCATATACACCACTTTTGGTCCCACTTACAACTGAACCCACACGAATAAACACATCTATAACTCCACCATCTCAACCTTCTCCGCCCGTGATTCCCGTTACACCGAGTAATGGCGGGAGCTCGTCGAACAAAGGGGTCTTTATCGGTGTTGGAATTGGTGTCGGTTTACTTATACTCGTTTCTGTTTTCGGGGTCTTCATTTGGTTCTCAAGGAAAAAGAAGGTTCAACAAACGAAAACTTATAATTCGCCTCCGGGCAAAAGTAAAAACTCTGCGACTGCTGCGTTAATTGGCCCGGAGAGTAACTCATGGTCAATTTCAACCGAAGGATTACGAATAGCGATTGAGTCGTTAACGGTTTACAAGTATGAGGAATTACAAAAGGCTACAGGAGATTTTTCTGAAGATAAAAGAGTGAAAGGATCGGTTTACAAGGGGGTTTTTAACGGTGATTTGGCGGTCGTTAAGATAATGAAAGGAGATGTTGCCGGGGAGATTAATATGCTTCAACAAATTAATCATTCGAACATAATCAGGCTTTCTGGATTCTGTTTGCATCAAGGAAACACTTATCTGGTTTATGAATTTGCTGAAAACGGGTCATTGAGTGATTGGTTGCACGCAGATACAAAGAATGCTACATTCGAATATGTTTTAGATTGGAAACAAAGAGTTCAGATCGCGCATAATGTGTCGGACGCGTTGAATTACCTTCACAATTTCATTACTCCACCGTacattcacaagaatttaacaagtaGCAACGTGTTGTTAGATGCTAATATGAGGGCAAAGATAACGAATTTCGAACTTGCGAGAAGTGTTGATGAAAACGACAATGGAGAACTTCAGTTAACAAGGCATGTTGTAGGGACATTTGGTTACATGCCACCGGAATACATCGAGAACGGGTTAATTAGCCCTAAAATGGATGTGTTTGCTTTAGGTGTTTTGATGTCGGAACTTTTGTCCGGTAAAGAAGCCGCCACAAGGCCGCctgaaggtggtggtggtggtgagaaGAAGGGTGATGAGTCTACGGTTGTACAACAGGGGCAGTTGTCGGAGACAATAAAAGAGGTGGTTGGAGGGGATAATGTGAGGAATAAACTGGCGGAGTTTATGGACGGTAGATTGAGAGGTGAGTATCCGGTGGAGTTGGCGTATTCTATGGCGGAGCTTGCTAGTAAATGTGTGGCGGCTGATCTAAACGACCGCCCGTCTGTTACGGAGGTGTTTATGACACTTTCGCAGATACTGTCTTCGTCTTTAGATTGGGATCCATCTGATGAACTTGAACACTCCAGATCTCTTAGTCTTGGCAGATAA